The Anabrus simplex isolate iqAnaSimp1 chromosome 1, ASM4041472v1, whole genome shotgun sequence genome window below encodes:
- the vnc gene encoding N-alpha-acetyltransferase 10, which yields MNIRCARPDDLMNMQHCNLLCLPENYQMKYYFYHGLSWPQLSYVAEDEKGQIVGYVLAKMEEDSEDNPHGHITSLAVKRSHRRLGLAQKLMDQASRAMVECFNAKYVSLHVRKSNRAALNLYTTTLKFTISEIEPKYYADGEDAYAMKRDLSSFACQIAPIDLNAIIDRRNVDDKKIISERL from the coding sequence ATGAATATACGGTGTGCAAGGCCTGATGATCTTATGAATATGCAGCACTGCAACTTGCTGTGTTTGCCAGAAAACTATCAAATGAAATACTATTTTTACCATGGATTGTCTTGGCCACAACTTAGTTATGTAGCCGAAGATGAGAAAGGTCAAATAGTTGGTTATGTTCTCGCCAAAATGGAAGAAGATAGTGAAGACAACCCTCATGGTCACATCACATCTTTAGCTGTTAAGCGTTCCCATCGAAGACTTGGTTTGGCCCAAAAACTAATGGATCAGGCATCTAGAGCTATGGTTGAATGTTTTAATGCAAAATATGTTTCTCTTCACGTGAGGAAGAGCAATCGAGCTGCTCTTAACTTGTACACAACTactttaaaatttacaatttcCGAGATAGAACCCAAATATTATGCAGATGGTGAGGATGCTTATGCTATGAAGAGGGATTTATCGTCATTTGCTTGTCAGATAGCCCCTATTGATTTGAATGCTATCATTGATCGTAGGAATGTGGATGACAAGAAAATTATTTCAGAAAGATTGTAA